A portion of the Suricata suricatta isolate VVHF042 chromosome 11, meerkat_22Aug2017_6uvM2_HiC, whole genome shotgun sequence genome contains these proteins:
- the LOC115271820 gene encoding olfactory receptor 147-like, with protein sequence MAPGNDSSVTEFILLGLTQQPELQRPLFFIFLGIYVVTVMGNMGLIILIGLKPHLHTPMYYFLFNLSFIDLCYSFVIIPRMLIGFVKQNIISYAECMTQLCFFSFFVIDECCVLASMAYDRYVAICKPLLYKAVMSHQVCLILMAGTYAMGFVGAMAHTGCMLRLTFCDGNIINHYMCDIPPLLQLSCTNTYVNELLVFIVVGINVIVPSLIIAISYTLILSNILRIRSTKGRSKAFSTCSSHIVTVSLFFGSSAFMYLKPFPAGSLDQDKLSTVFYTIVGPMMNPFIYSLRNKDVKIVLSRTFKKRVFS encoded by the coding sequence ATGGCACCAGGAAATGACTCTTCAGTGACCGAGTTTATCCTGCTGGGTTTAACACAACAGCCAGAACTCCAGCGgcctctcttcttcattttcttaggaATCTATGTGGTCACCGTGATGGGGAACATGGGCTTGATTATTCTGATTGGTCTGAAGCCTCACCTGCACACTCCCATGTACTACTTTCTCTTCAACCTTTCCTTCATTGATCTCTGCTACTCTTTTGTCATAATCCCTAGAATGCTGATAGGTTTTGTTAAACAGAACATCATCTCTTATGCAGAGTGCATGACTcagctctgtttcttctctttttttgtcattGATGAATGCTGTGTTTTGGCATCAATGGCTTATGACCGgtatgtggccatctgtaagcccCTGCTTTACAAGGCCGTCATGTCCCACCAAGTCTGCCTGATACTGATGGCGGGAACATATGCAATGGGGTTTGTGGGTGCCATGGCCCACACTGGGTGCATGCTGAGGCTCACGTTCTGTGATGGGAACATCATCAATCATTACATGTGTGACATACCTCCTCTCCTCCAGCTTTCCTGCACAAACACCTACGTCAACGAGCTGCTAGTTTTCATTGTGGTGGGCATCAATGTAATAGTGCCCAGTCTCATCATCGCCATTTCTTACACCTTGATCCTCTCCAACATCCTCCGTATTCGTTCTACAAAGGGCAGGTCCAAAGCCTTCAGTACCTGCAGCTCTCACATAGTaactgtttctctcttctttggatCATCAGCATTCATGTATCTAAAGCCTTTTCCTGCTGGGTCTCTGGATCAAGATAAATTATCCACAGTTTTTTATACCATTGTGGGGCCAATGATGAATCCTTTTATCTATAGTCTGAGGAACAAAGATGTCAAAATTGTACTGAGTAGGACTTTTAAGAAAAGGGTGTTCTCTTGA